In a genomic window of Suricata suricatta isolate VVHF042 chromosome 12, meerkat_22Aug2017_6uvM2_HiC, whole genome shotgun sequence:
- the LOC115275129 gene encoding olfactory receptor-like protein OLF4, whose amino-acid sequence MESGNDTQISEFFLLGFSEEPGLQPLIFGLFLSMYLITVFGNLLIILAVSSDFHLHTPMYFFLTHLSFVDICFTSTTIPKMLWDIKTQSKVITYADCITQMYFFILWAGLDVFLLTVMAYDRFVAICHPLHYMIIMNPRLCGLLVLVSWIMSNLNSLLQSLMMLRLSFCAHLHIPHFFCEINEMLQLACSDTFLNNLMIYFAAMLLAGGPFAGILYSYSKIVTSIRGISSAQGKYKAFSTCASHLSVVSLFFCTSLGVYLSSAATQSSHSSAVASVMYTVVTPMLNPFIYSLRNRDIKSALKRIVGVPVM is encoded by the coding sequence TTTCCTCTCCATGTACCTGATCACTGTCTTTGGAaacctgctcatcatcctggctgtcagctctgacttccacctccacacccccatgtacttcttcctcactCATCTGTCCTTTGTGgacatctgcttcacctccaccaccatccccaAGATGCTATGGGACATCAAAACTCAGAGCAAAGTCATAACCTATGCAGACTGTATCACTCAGATGTACTTTTTCATACTCTGGGCAGGATTAGATGTCTTTCTCCTGACTGTGATGGCTTACGACCGCTTcgtggccatctgtcacccctTACATTACATGATCATTATGAACCCCCGGCTGTGTGGACTGCTGGTTCTGGTGTCCTGGATCATGAGTAACCTTAATTCCCTGTTACAAAGTTTAATGATGTTGCGGCTTTCCTTCTGTGCACACTTGCACATcccccactttttctgtgaaatCAATGAGATGCTCCAACTTGCCTGTTCTGACACCTTTCTTAATAACTTGATGATATATTTTGCAGCTATGTTGCTGGCTGGTGGTCCTTTTGCTGGGATCCTTTACTCATATTCTAAGATAGTTACCTCCATACGTGGGATCTCATCAGCTCAGGGcaagtataaagcattttccacctGTGCATCTCACCTGTCAGTTGTCTCCTTATTTTTTTGTACAAGCCTAGGAGTGTACCTTAGCTCTGCTGCCACCCAGAGCTCCCACTCCAGTGCTGTGGCCTCGGTGATGTACACAGTGGTCacgcccatgctgaaccccttcatctacagcctgaggaacagagacataaAAAGTGCTCTGAAAAGAATTGTTGGGGTTCCAGTGATGTAA